ATTAAaggaaattgaaagtgaataGCAAATGAAAAATGCTTGATTGTGTGGAAGATGACAGAGACCTTGAATAGTATGGATTTAGGTTTAATTCAGGAGAAGTTATAAAAAGCGAgaaatgatgataaaaatcaaaataaccaCTAGTTGTGTGCAATGTGGCATAAGATATGTGAAAACATTTAGGCTGCAACTAGATATACATGAGATGCTTCATGCACTCGACACCAAGGCACATAGTAGTTCATTTCATCTACAGGTGCATGAAAAGGGGGAACGACACTAGATCATTCCTCACATAGTCAACAAGATGCTTCATGTACACATTTGTGGTAAGGGCCATTCAAGAATGGTTTTAGTTAACAATTCTATAGCTATGTGCACATGGAAAGGGAGAGACTGAGATTAGATTCCTTATGTGACTATGGTGTTAAAGTTGAGTCAACTGTAAGCTCGGTTGGCAATGTGCTATGTGCACCAGTAGTAAACATCTACGTTTTCATTCAGGATTTACTTTCACAAGGTATATGAGATCCGCAAGATCAAGAGGTAGGTATCTCATTAATACTATGAGCTTACAGCGAGTCATCTAGGATGATGATACCTATGGAGGAAGGGCATATGGAATGTCATAATATAGTTTGGATGGACATCTGGGATATTGGAAAACATTCGAAAGAGTGGACCTCATATTTATTAAGAACACAACTTTGCTTATAATGTCGGTTTAAGCTTTATTGATATTTAAGTGCCCCAACAGAttacctacttactgagtgttgtAATACTCATGTGTTCTTTTGTGTAGTTTTATAGTTAGGTGCAATAAATAAAGGGGCATATAGGGGAGCTCGCAGGTTAGCTTGTAGAGAGCTACATGAGGAGAGGGCTTAGTGTTTGATGTTCaacttattttattgatttatgttTCGGATTCAGTTAATACCTTATATTTGGATTATGAACTCCATGGATAATTTGAGTTATGGTAGTCcaatttatattatgatttgagGATTTTGTCCTATATAATAAATGATTTGTTTCAGACAActttttcacaaattttaagttaattgtAGCATGCTTAGATATTTGTTCTAATTCTGCCATATGAATGTTAAAGTGAAGGTTGAAGTCCAACACGTTTTTTCGAATCTATATTCGCTGTAAGGATATATATTCAGAGTAGGGTAATTTGTGTTAGATCATTCGATGGAATATGTTTCTCATCATTCACGTCACCAAACTTTGAAGAGACTAACTCATGTACTGTTTGATCTGGTGCCTCCTACAATTCAAACAAACCAACATGTCAACCATTTCATGCTAATAGCATTTTTGACGGCTTTGACTTGAGTTGCCATAAAAGTATACGTCAATTTTGAATCTCAACAAAGGAAATAAGTTATTAGTATAGAAAACGCACTAACCACGATTCACAGATTTTTTCTAAATACGCCAGTCGTCGCATTCGTAGCCAATCCCATGTGTTGGTAGccaacaaaattaaactttttttttcccaatcTCAAAACCATTCACAACATCAATCACCAAACACCAATCAAATCAATAAATACACCTAAAACTCTAgcttttttttcctaaaaatcGCATTAGGCaagtatttgaaaaaaaaaaaacaatatagtATGAAAACAGATACAGCTaactttctttcttattttgtgggcttaaaaacctttaaaatacaCTCTATATCTTCAAAGTCAGAAGTTGGTGGAGTTTGACTTTTTTATAAAGCCGAAAGTGAGTAAAGACTCAATTTGCAGAGgatatatttgtcaaaataCAACTAATAATCAAtgcttttaaaattagattgatGATCGATTGGTTACTTTACTGATTCATAATTTGATCAGTTcaatctattattaaattataatgaatttttaaaataatattatgatcACAGACAAATTTTACCTAGATAACAGAATCagaataaagaatttaaattgcttaacaatttgtaaaaaaaaaaaaaattaatcaagatcCCTAAGACCTATAGTGATTAAAACATATCATTTCCACGGAATAACAATTATTTGTCTGATCTCAATGAAATAATTAGGTGAAAAAATGTCTCCATCTCATTATACAAAAAACAATCTGGAAGTTATTGTCtataaaagatatttcaatggatatgAGATGCACTTTTACAGATTATCTAATATCATTGCCACATGatgtttcaaaactttaaaaattggtCTATGGTATTTGGAAAAGTTAAAATCAAAGTTCTTTCACACTTCATGAAGTAGTTATTTCAATGGATATGAAatgtccctttttttttttcaattttttagtatttttttttttttacatacctttaaaaattgatctagtctaatataaaataatcaaattttctaaaaataattaaactttggtcaaactcaattttgttggttttaatcGTTTCATCAGATTCATCGATTTTGACTAAGTTTTCATTGAGTCAATAAATAAACTAGTTTTTAATATGAACTAGACAGGACTTGAAGTTGGTTCTAGTTCAATTGGTTCAACCGGGCGACCTGATCTAGTCTAGTCCGATTTTCAAAACTTTGCTAATAATTATATGGTTATAAAATTAGAAGGTTAGTTATATACACAAAAGTtggttatttaactaaaatcccaaagaaattaaactaaacatcATCATATGTAACTGTCTCTTGAATTTCCTAAGGGTTCGGACATAAAAACTTACTTGCTAAAACTCTTTAACAGGGAAATAGAGCAATGATATGTACATCTAGTTTTGAATACTCAAATAAGTATttatatgatgtattatcatgtaattgagtgatattttattcttaatttaaaataatttaattatatgttaacacatcatctaaatacttaattaaatattcaaaattgggtgtatataattttattgtaagaaATAACCAGAGCATTGACTAAGATTTCCAAAACTGCATGCTAGGCCTAGCAGCAAGTGGCGTGCTTGTACAACAGATCCCTTGGTTGTATACTCGACTTATTTCATCCAAATAGCAAGCTCCTTTGATCTCCTCATCCAAAGCATCAACAATAGGATTGCCATCTTGAAGATGTCACCATGCCCATTTGGCGAGGTATGTATGTTCATCACCATAATTATCTTCTTTTCCTGTTGTTAGCTCCAAAAGGATCACTCCAAAGCTATAGATGTTTGTCTTCTCATTTACTTTGGTTGAATGAGCATACTCTACATTTCCatatagaagaaataaaaaaaaagaaagaaagaaagaaaagtttgatAATGGGACAAGTATTACAGTTTCTCAGTGAAAAGAATTTGATTGTAATATTTAGAAGATACATCACTTGGAGCAATGTACCCGAAAGAACCAACCACAAATGACATTGTTTCAAGTTCCCCCTACTTGACCAGGCTTTTAGCTGGACCAAAATCTGCTATTTTCACATTGAACTCTGAATCTAACTGGATATTGCTTGATTTCACATCCCGATGGACAATGGGCGGGGAGCAGTCATGATGCATGTAGTCGAGTCCCTTGGCAGCCCCCACTGCAGTCTGCATCCTCTTGGGCCAATCTAAGGCAAAATCATCGACTGAGCCATAGCTAGAGCCAAAGCCAGCGAGAATGGATGGTCGATTCCTCTTATGCAGCCACATATCCAAGTTACGATTCTCCAGATAGTCGTAAaccaaaagtttcaaattctcaTTGGAAATGTAGCAAAGCAACTTTACTATGTTAAAATGCCTAATTCTACCTGATGTTTGAACTTCTGCTAAAAATTGTTTCTCTTGTTCTTGCTCTAATTTTGAGTTATTACCAATCATTTTCATGGCAACAACATCACCAGAATTATTTACAGGAACATGATACACTTTTCCAGAACCACCACTTCCAGTGACATTATTTTCTGTCAGTTTTGACCAAATATCATTTTCTATGACATTTAAATTGTGAAACTTAGCGATTTTTGAATCCACGGTATTCAATCCAAGTTTTCTATTGTCGTAAGCTCTGAACGTGGAGAGTGAATATATCAAGGCCGATAAAGAGACAACATTGGCTGCACTTATTATGAAGACTAAATGTTTGGATGAGATTTCCCTTAAATTTCCCTGCAACATTGGTTGAAAACTGCAGATTTTGAGGTTAACAAATGAGCTCTGTGCGTAGAGACCAAGATTGTTGGCGAAGCTACTGGCATATGCAACATTTTCAAACTCACGAGGGATTTCTCCGATGAGAGGATTGGAAGAGAGATTAAGCCAAGTTGACGTGGAATTTCTTCAGAAAATTTGTTCTCTAAAGGACAGATAGAGAGCCGATTTCCTCTGGAATTTCTCCTGAGAGCTCATTTCTGcttagatttaaaaaagtaaGCTTTCTCCATGTGATCAAATTGAGAGTTGATTTCaatcaagccaaagaaaagtTAAAGAAGGAAGAGACGTTAGTTCTCTTGGAATTGTACCCGTAAAGAGGTTATTACTGGCCTTAAACACCTGCAGATTCCTCCAAGAAGTCACTCCAGCTGGACTTTTACTAGAAAACTTATTGTTGCTGATGTCAACAGAGGATAGGTTCCCAAAAAAGTTTTCAGGAAGCTCACCAGTgaacatattatcatttatcaatACCTATGACAAAGTTGATGTCGTCCACAACCCCACAGGAATTTTCCCATCGAAACTATCGTTGTGAATCCTGATTATGAGCAAACCATTACAATTTCCGGGTGATTTTGGTTATTCTCCGCTGAGATTGTTATCAAAAGCTATTAGTCCTTGTAACTTACCTCCAATATATAAGTATTCAGGCAGCTTGCCTATAAGGTTATTGGAAGCAACCTGGAAACCTGTAAGTGTTGAATATCGACCAAAGTCTGGAGGAAGAGCACCTGCTAATTGATTGTTAAGCAATCTGACATCTATCAAACTCGAAATCCTCCCAATAATTTCTGGAATTTCGCCTGATAATTGATTGTACATCAAAATCAATCCTTCGAAGTTTTCAAGCTTCTCGAAATCATTTGGTATTGTCCCACTCAAACTGTTCTGTGAGAGATCCATGACTGTCAGGTTCAGTGATTGAACAACCTGTGGAATCTCTGCCGACAACACGTTTCTATAAAGAAATAATCTACTTAAATTCTTCAACATGAAAATACCGTTAGGAATTTTTCCGGTCAAACCATTACTTAATAAATCCAGCATCTCAAGCGCGATCATATTGCCAATTGGTTCAGGAATTTCACCGATCAAATTTGCTTCAGCCATAAAAAATGTCTTTAGGTTTCTCAGACTGCCAATATCTGATGGGATAGAACCGTTAAATTGATTCCCTGAAAGCTGAAGTACCCTAAGCTCCGTTATTTTTCCAACAATGGCAGAAATGTCGAATGAAAAGTTATTGGAGGCTAGAATGAGGTACCGGAGGCGAGACAAGTGTCGATATCATGAGGAATGGGACCAACAATGACGTTCTGAGAGAGTTCCAGGTGCAGAAGTTTCGAACAGTTATAGAAAACTCTTAGAAATAGCCCGGAAATATAGTTGTAATGTAGGTCCAGGTGGGTTAGATTTTTAAGGTTGCAAATGAAGGATGGGACTGATTGGGAGATGGTGCTGCTGTAGAGGGATATTCCGGTGATGGAATTGCGAGTGTAGGGGACTTCGGGCCAAGAGCAGTGGTTGATGTTAGATGGGGTCCAATGAGTGATGGTTGGTGGATTTTGCCAATGTTGCTTTAGTTTCATTAGCAGTGCATGATCCTCATTATAGGGTTGGGAGTTTGTGATTGCATAGCCattgaagaggaagagaagtGTGCAGAGTTGTATTGCTAGTGAAATCGTGgtaaacttgaatatttttatcGAATTGGGCATCTTGTTTCCCCATTTAACTTTGATTTAAAGGATGATTGTGTTGGTTAcagataaatttgaatcaaacgaGTTTCAACAttctttgatttgaatttagtttgaattaaaaatagttcaattataatcaaattcaaaatataaatttaagtcaaatcaaattataaattcgagttaaacttaaatacaatttggtttaaaaaatagatCGAACTTTcagttcatatttatattaaataaatttgaactaaatcaaatgatagtcattttcaattatatagtCACCTacaattttaatgaattttataaataaaatagtttaatttcaagaatatgAGATGGAGtattcaattcatttttaaCCGTATCTAATACTgatttgtcatttttaattaaataatttctgaaaaatCACCATctcctaattaaaatttcatttcaatttagAATTGTTTTTCAAACAATAATACTTAAATAATTGTGATTCTTCATTTAGAATTGAAGAGTCGCCATTATTTAAGTATTATTGTTGTGGTAAATTTTTTACAAGACCATTTAGTTAAGAtttaagaaaattgttaaattaagaCAACCAAATATTCAAGGGTTGGATCTTTccaacatttttaatttttgttggtaatttagtaattttctacGTTTATCTTTTATGAGAATTATTTtaacacatttaaaaaaattctttatacATTATTACAGACTTGTTTAGGCTTGTTATTTAAGATCAAAGCAAAAGTAGTAATGTTACACTTCCAAacttttcttaaatatttttgattgaAACGTATATATACTTGActataagtataaattattttaggccaaaagactattttcctaaggaggtttgttgaaatgacaaattccccttatcaagttttaaaacgCTAAATATCTACAcatgaaatattttcattaatgaaatCCGTTAGAAACAGAGACACAATAATGTActtaatattcaaaaatttatttttaaaaatatttatagttaaaaaagtaaaaatttatttttaaaaataattgtttttcaaaaaagGAGATGAAGCAATAAATATAGTGTTGATATCGACCAATTGCAATTAGATACATTGTTGAATGGCTTGGTTTTATgcgattttaaatgaaaatgttgGTATATTTATAATTACGATTAATGTGGTTTATTTGTGCATTGCAACATGACAGATGAAATAGGTAAAATGAAGAATCAACATATCATTTTTGATAATAAGGAACCCTATCTAAGTCGGTCACCCCTTCAAGACGAACAACCATACTAAGCAAACCAACTTTAAGGTTTCATGACTGATTCCACAACAattgaatcaataaaatcaaaagtttaatcttgatatatcgTTATAAGAGATTTAAACTTATTCTTCCAAAATATAGAAGTCAAATATATTAAAGACAATACATTATTCAATATtagattgattgaaaaaatgaatGGTAGATTTTTTTAGATAGTTTGGATAAATATAAAGCTGACACGTGGAGGATTGGGACTGTCATTTAACACCTAACAAAAAATatctttagataaaataatcaatacctTGAAATTCTCTTTTGGAttgcatattttatttcttaatattatatatttaagaactattatttcttcaaatttcttaaTTGGTTGTTGGATTAAAGAAGTATAAAGTGCAGAAATAACAAATAGAAGATACTCTATTGTCCTTGTGTACAAGTTTATTATAAGATGAAGGTGATGATGTAAAGCTACATAGGGAAAGTTGTGTCATCATAAGACTTTACAAAATTTGACATGACTAATTAACCTGACATGACAcgatacaaaaaaatattaggcTAGAATTATGATTTTTCCCATGAAACTAGTTCAAATCGGATTAGAGTTGACGCTTTAAAATTTGGATTGGGTTTAGGTTGATATGAAACTAACTTGAGTTGACCTAAATTAgtctgaaattttttaataaaatattgtataaaatgATATCAAGAAAAAACCCCAATAtcctttattattataatttgacagAAAAAGTTTCAATCTACATACTCCCTATTATccaatttgaatcaataaaaaaatttgcattagATCACCAAGCATCAAATCTGAACTACCCATCTAGTGCTTCTTGAAACATTGTATAGATTATTTGGATGTCTACTTG
This is a stretch of genomic DNA from Mangifera indica cultivar Alphonso chromosome 11, CATAS_Mindica_2.1, whole genome shotgun sequence. It encodes these proteins:
- the LOC123228772 gene encoding LRR receptor-like serine/threonine-protein kinase HSL2, whose amino-acid sequence is MAEANLIGEIPEPIGNMIALEMLDLLSNGLTGKIPNGIFMLKNLSRLFLYRNVLSAEIPQVVQSLNLTVMDLSQNSLSGTIPNDFEKLENFEGLILMYNQLSGEIPEIIGRISSLIDVRLLNNQLAGALPPDFGRYSTLTGFQVASNNLIGKLPEYLYIGENDIWSKLTENNVTGSGGSGKVYHVPVNNSGDVVAMKMIGNNSKLEQEQEKQFLAEVQTSGRIRHFNIVKLLCYISNENLKLLVYDYLENRNLDMWLHKRNRPSILAGFGSSYGSVDDFALDWPKRMQTAVGAAKGLDYMHHDCSPPIVHRDVKSSNIQLDSEFNVKIADFGPAKSLVK